A window of the Bombina bombina isolate aBomBom1 chromosome 3, aBomBom1.pri, whole genome shotgun sequence genome harbors these coding sequences:
- the LOC128652364 gene encoding olfactory receptor class A-like protein 1 → MAHLSRVKPHRQREKKLQIGVMDLYKLVKVATYSGITVVGVAGNSMILVVFAIITYQEHKLVGSELILSHLSLANLLGYLTRIFPTILFEMGVKGYINDAGCKLTSAIFRVFRGMAISLTCLLSCFQGVILSSSGTSSSMKTRIQEGMSAAIGFLYVMNITVNTPFALYATPIFNTTGIKYVYGPGYCIVVYPDKVSFEASGFVSFALDLVLVVLMVLASSYILWILHRHSKQVKGLRSSSSNKRGPSAETQAARAVVTLVTFYVTLYGIDNTIWLYQTVSTHLLALVTDIRVKRKVNESQRQDELTSQIIILPLPLSSMRVDNDLLSLYFSEHKLKI, encoded by the exons ATGGCCCATCTCTCTAGGGTGAAACCACACCGACAACGAGAGAAAAAACTGCAG attggtGTAATGGATCTATATAAGTTGGTAAAAGTAGCAACATACAGTGGGATCACAGTTGTGGGTGTAGCTGGAAACAGTATGATTCTGGTGGTCTTTGCAATTATTACCTATCAAGAGCACAAATTAGTTGGTTCAGAGCTCATCTTAAGCCACCTCTCTCTGGCCAACCTTCTTGGGTATCTAACCAGGATCTTCCCCACAATTCTCTTTGAGATGGGCGTCAAAGGCTATATTAATGATGCTGGGTGCAAATTGACGTCAGCAATCTTCAGAGTTTTTCGTGGTATGGCCATCAGCCTTACCTGTTTACTCAGCTGCTTCCAAGGTGTTATCCTCAGCTCATCTGGCACGAGTTCTTCTATGAAAACCAGAATCCAAGAAGGAATGTCAGCTGCTATTGGTTTCCTCTATGTGATGAATATAACTGTTAACACACCATTTGCGCTGTATGCTACACCAATATTCAATACTACTGGTATAAAATATGTCTATGGACCTGGTTACTGTATTGTAGTATACCCAGACAAGGTCTCCTTTGAAGCCTCAGGCTTTGTGAGTTTTGCTCTTGACTTAGTTTTGGTTGTCCTCATGGTTCTAGCAAGTAGCTACATCCTGTGGATCCTTCATCGACACAGCAAACAAGTTAAGGGGCTCCGTAGCTCCAGTTCAAATAAAAGAGGGCCATCAGCTGAAACTCAGGCAGCACGAGCTGTGGTGACTCTGGTGACATTTTATGTCACATTGTATGGAATAGACAATACTATTTGGTTGTATCAAACTGTATCTACCCACCTCCTTGCACTAGTGACAGATATAAGG GTGAAACGTAAAGTTAATGAAAGTCAACGACAAGATGAACTAACTTCACAAATTATCATTTTGCCTCTCCCATTGTCTTCAATGAGAGTTGACAATGACCTTCTGTCGCTGTACTTTAGTGAgcataaattgaaaatctga